One window of Quercus robur chromosome 5, dhQueRobu3.1, whole genome shotgun sequence genomic DNA carries:
- the LOC126725631 gene encoding uncharacterized protein LOC126725631 produces the protein MAKGGPVGERLRRIVRTLFFMVAMVVSLLVSSLPLLVAIGDVLVPFVLISSFTCIGCYGLKEHLQRYAFKSSLTDIPLVSVVRSLIIICVYSMCDAPALSHGPYLGTVTLCSFLSILLLSVKACVFTVNSQIEAEASYSLSRQKLHLKKSWGMPVLFLSSVVFALGHTVVAYRTSCRARRKLLFHRVDADTVLSCKSVLSGFQKVPRSPTPCGGKTPKSDSEMRRKPLGSPRAEGELHVSLLADIDSLFITCRGLTLHYKLSFPGSSPRSLSSTVFLEPSPSCSSPKKAVGRPKFERHALSVLSKSQYQMHRSYSNQFHSSSLYAPLLDGSTTPPVLPEEIPVLSLDDAGEQGEVGKLNSGTLERDLEANCLFGVVLVHGFGGGVFSWRHVMGVLARQVGCTVAAFDRPGWGLTSRMRREDWEEKELPNPYKLDTQVDLLLSFCSDMGFTSVILVGHDDGGLLALRAAQRVQTSMNSYNFAIRGVVLLSVSLSREVVPAFARILLHTSLGKKHLVRPLLRTEIAQVINRRAWYDASKLTAETLRLYKAPLYVEGWDEALHEIGRLSSEMVLSPQNAESLVKAVEDMPMLIITGAEDALVSLNSSQAMSSKFVNSRIVAISGCGHLPHEECPKALLAAILPFISRHLFNPELQNQ, from the exons ATGGCGAAGGGAGGCCCTGTCGGAGAGAGATTAAGGAGGATCGTGCGGACGTTGTTTTTCATGGTGGCGATGGTGGTGTCGCTGCTTGTGTCGTCGCTGCCTTTGCTCGTCGCCATTGGCGACGTGCTCGTGCCGTTCGTACTCATCTCCAGCTTCACCTGCATCGGATGCTACGGTCTCAAAGAGCATTTGCAACGATACGCTTTCAAAAGCTCCTTGACCGATATTCCTCTCGTCTCCGTTGTTAGATCTCTCATCATTATCT GTGTTTATTCAATGTGTGATGCCCCTGCTCTCTCACACGGTCCATACCTTGGAACTGTGACCTTGTGTTCATTTCTctcaattcttcttctttcagttAAGGCTTGTGTTTTCACTGTAAATTCTCAAATTGAGGCTGAAGCTTCATATTCCCTCTCAAGGCAGAAGCTCCATTTGAAGAAGTCATGGGGTATGCCTGTCTTGTTTCTCTCATCTGTAGTCTTTGCTCTAGGCCATACTGTTGTTGCATATAGAACGAGCTGCAGAGCACGGAGAAAGCTCTTGTTTCACCGAGTTGATGCAGATACT GTCCTTTCATGCAAAAGTGTTTTGTCTGGCTTCCAGAAGGTCCCACGATCTCCCACTCCTTGTGGAggaaaaaccccaaaaagtgACAGTGAAATGAGGCGAAAGCCTTTAGGGTCACCTCGTGCTGAAGGGGAACTCCACGTCAGTTTACTTGCCGACATTGACAGTTTATTCATAACATGTCGAGGGCTTACTCTCCATTACAAGCTTAGCTTTCCTGGTTCTTCACCTCGTTCATTGTCCTCCACTGTCTTTCTTGAACCCAGTCCTAGTTGCAGCTCCCCAAAAAAGGCTGTGGGAAGGCCAAAATTTGAGAGGCATGCGTTAAGTGTGTTGTCAAAAAGCCAATATCAAATGCACCGGAGCTATAGCAATCAATTTCACAGCTCTTCACTATATGCTCCGTTATTGGATGGTTCCACAACTCCTCCTGTTCTTCCTGAAGAAATCCCTGTCTTGAGCTTAGATGATGCTGGTGAGCAGGGTGAAGTTGGTAAATTGAACTCTGGGACTTTAGAGAGGGACTTGGAGGCAAATTGCTTGTTCGGTGTTGTTCTGGTGCATGGATTTGGGGGTGGAGTCTTTTCATGGAGGCATGTGATGGGGGTGCTAGCTCGGCAAGTGGGTTGTACTGTTGCTGCTTTTGATCGTCCTGGTTGGGGATTAACTTCAAGAATGCGTCGGGAAGATTGGGAGGAAAAAGAATTGCCTAATCCTTATAAACTTGATACTCAG GTAGACTTGCTTCTTTCTTTCTGCTCAGATATGGGGTTTACTTCGGTAATTCTTGTTGGTCATGATGATGGAGGCCTACTTGCTTTAAGGGCTGCACAAAGGGTTCAAACATCAATGAATTCTTACAAC TTTGCAATTCGAGGAGTAGTATTGCTAAGTGTTAGTTTGTCAAGAGAAGTGGTTCCAGCCTTTGCAAGGATTCTTCTGCATACTTCACTTGGGAAGAAGCACTTGGTTCGTCCTCTACTGCGAACAGAAATCGCTCAAGTGATAAATCGCCGTGCATGGTATGACGCTTCCAAGCTAACAGCAGAGACTTTAAGGCTTTATAAG GCGCCCCTATATGTAGAAGGTTGGGATGAAGCACTTCATGAGATAGGTAGATTGTCATCTGAGATGGTCCTTTCCCCACAAAATGCAGAATCATTAGTAAAAGCAGTTGAAGACATGCCGATGTTGATTATTACCGGAGCTGAAGATGCCCTTGTTTCTCTTAACTCTTCTCAAGCCATGTcttcaaaatttgtaaattcT AGAATAGTTGCTATATCTGGATGTGGCCATCTTCCACATGAGGAGTGCCCCAAGGCATTACTTGCAGCTATATTACCCTTCATAAGCAGACATTTATTTAATCCAGAGTTGCAAAACCAATAG